The following coding sequences are from one Nitrospirota bacterium window:
- the holA gene encoding DNA polymerase III subunit delta has product MARFHQELAKGLASPAYLLYAEDPFLLKEALYAAKKSLPGEQVDFLFHVYDRDAPEDAPPVEHIVDTLLTVSLMGGRKVVAVENAQKLTVPETKTLGRYLERPSPEAVLILLYAGSLKRAAREGLKGLKQIALDIRERDLPSWVRQRAGERGIALTGDAVDYLIGTVGPDAGLLSSEIEKLTLAGKKTLSREDIAELVKGAGDYDVFDLIGAIERRDEAGAFRICRALSRTQEPYSLLGALNWHFSRVKAAEARKSAIFALLSEADLLMKSSGAYPMEYLLFRLLRT; this is encoded by the coding sequence ATGGCCCGCTTCCATCAGGAACTGGCAAAGGGCCTCGCCAGTCCGGCCTATCTCCTTTACGCGGAGGACCCCTTCCTCCTCAAGGAGGCCCTCTATGCCGCAAAGAAATCGCTGCCCGGGGAGCAGGTGGACTTTCTCTTTCACGTCTATGACAGGGACGCCCCGGAGGACGCCCCGCCCGTGGAGCACATCGTGGACACCCTCCTGACCGTCTCCCTCATGGGCGGCAGGAAGGTGGTGGCGGTGGAAAACGCCCAGAAGCTCACCGTCCCGGAGACCAAGACCCTCGGGCGCTACCTGGAGCGCCCCTCGCCCGAGGCCGTCCTGATACTCTTGTACGCCGGTTCCCTGAAGCGAGCCGCCAGGGAGGGCTTGAAGGGGCTCAAGCAGATAGCCCTGGACATACGGGAGAGGGACCTTCCCTCCTGGGTGCGGCAGAGGGCCGGGGAGAGGGGGATAGCCCTGACCGGGGACGCGGTGGATTACCTGATAGGCACGGTGGGCCCCGACGCGGGGCTTCTCTCCTCGGAGATAGAAAAGCTCACCCTGGCCGGGAAGAAAACCCTCTCCCGGGAGGACATCGCCGAGCTGGTCAAGGGGGCGGGAGACTATGACGTCTTCGACCTCATTGGCGCCATCGAGAGGCGCGACGAGGCCGGGGCCTTCCGGATATGCCGGGCCCTGAGCCGGACCCAGGAGCCTTACAGCCTGCTGGGGGCCCTGAACTGGCACTTCAGCCGCGTAAAGGCAGCGGAGGCGCGGAAAAGCGCCATCTTCGCCCTGCTGAGCGAAGCGGACCTCCTCATGAAAAGCTCGGGCGCTTATCCGATGGAGTATCTGCTCTTCAGGCTGCTTCGGACGTAA
- the lptE gene encoding LPS assembly lipoprotein LptE, protein MKRRRRARALFLAGCVAAAVLAGCGYSVRQTPGFSSLAIGRIENNTPEPRLEDILYEELALELSRKGIRVERGAGHALTGSIDRYVLRGLAEREGVNVQFQVQITGNFTLRGPGGEERPIRGSGAFLVTFAGRGPLESVLANRDEAVRRSLRDMAREIVWDIVRTP, encoded by the coding sequence ATGAAGCGGCGGCGGCGCGCCCGGGCCCTTTTTCTGGCGGGATGTGTCGCGGCGGCCGTGCTTGCGGGCTGCGGCTATTCCGTCCGCCAGACGCCGGGGTTCTCCTCCCTCGCAATCGGGCGGATAGAGAACAACACCCCGGAGCCCCGGCTTGAGGACATCCTTTACGAAGAGCTGGCCCTGGAGCTCTCCCGGAAGGGAATCCGCGTGGAGCGGGGCGCCGGCCACGCCCTCACGGGTTCCATCGACCGGTACGTCCTTCGGGGCCTGGCCGAACGGGAGGGGGTCAACGTGCAGTTCCAGGTGCAGATAACCGGAAACTTCACCCTCCGGGGCCCCGGGGGAGAGGAGCGCCCCATCAGGGGAAGCGGGGCCTTCCTGGTGACCTTCGCCGGGAGGGGCCCGCTCGAGAGCGTCCTGGCAAACAGGGACGAGGCCGTCCGCCGCTCCCTGAGGGACATGGCCCGGGAAATCGTCTGGGACATCGTCCGCACGCCGTGA
- the mgtE gene encoding magnesium transporter has product MAEDLELKKSRIRELITGRRYADLRATLTEMPPPDLSDLLLDMERSERLLLFRFLPRELATEVFSHMDAPAKDVLLESLTDSEARRLLATLSPDDRTHFLEEVPGLAIQRLLNLLSHNDFREAMQLLGYPEESVGRLMTPDYVAVRPDWTIEQALTHIRKKGIESETINIIYVTDRSWKLLDALELKKLILAAPTGTVESLMDYSFTALPADADREAAVQVIARYDLVALPVVDSQGVLLGIVTVDDVLDVAEQEATEDFHRTAAVEPLRGSYRESGVWLLVRKRIGWLLFLIVINLVASGIIAAHEEILAAAIALAFFMPLLSAAGGNVGAQSATIVIRAQATGDIKLGQWLITVAKELRVGVFLGMMMAAVAWFVGLIYGGPQVALVVALSMLCNVLFINVLAAVMPFVLTRLGLDPAAASGPLITSMADPISLLVYFSMAAFLLHLHT; this is encoded by the coding sequence ATGGCCGAGGACCTCGAGCTGAAGAAATCCAGGATCCGCGAGCTCATAACGGGGCGGCGGTACGCCGACCTCCGGGCCACCCTTACCGAAATGCCGCCGCCGGACCTCTCGGACCTGCTGCTGGACATGGAGAGGTCCGAACGCCTCCTCCTGTTCCGCTTTCTGCCCCGGGAGCTGGCCACGGAGGTCTTCTCCCACATGGACGCGCCGGCCAAGGACGTCCTGCTGGAGTCGCTCACCGACAGCGAGGCCCGGCGCCTCCTGGCCACCCTGAGCCCGGACGACCGGACCCACTTCCTCGAGGAGGTCCCCGGGCTGGCGATACAGCGCCTCCTGAACCTGCTCAGCCACAACGACTTCCGCGAGGCCATGCAGCTGCTGGGCTACCCCGAGGAGAGCGTGGGCCGCCTGATGACCCCGGATTACGTGGCGGTCAGGCCCGACTGGACCATCGAACAGGCCCTGACGCACATCAGAAAGAAGGGCATCGAGAGCGAGACCATAAACATCATCTATGTGACCGACCGCTCCTGGAAGCTCCTGGACGCCCTGGAGCTGAAGAAGCTCATCCTGGCGGCGCCGACCGGCACCGTGGAGTCCCTCATGGACTACTCCTTCACCGCCCTGCCAGCCGATGCCGACCGGGAAGCGGCCGTGCAGGTCATCGCCCGGTACGACCTGGTGGCCCTGCCGGTGGTGGACTCCCAGGGCGTGCTCCTGGGCATCGTCACCGTCGACGACGTCCTGGACGTTGCCGAGCAGGAGGCGACGGAAGACTTCCACCGGACGGCTGCGGTGGAGCCCCTGAGGGGAAGCTACAGGGAAAGCGGGGTGTGGCTCCTCGTCCGAAAGCGCATCGGCTGGCTCCTTTTTCTCATCGTCATCAACCTCGTGGCCTCCGGCATCATCGCGGCCCACGAGGAGATACTGGCCGCGGCCATCGCCCTGGCCTTCTTCATGCCGCTTCTGAGTGCGGCGGGCGGAAACGTGGGCGCCCAGTCGGCCACCATCGTCATCAGGGCCCAGGCCACCGGGGACATCAAGCTCGGCCAGTGGCTTATCACCGTGGCCAAGGAGCTCCGGGTGGGAGTGTTCCTCGGCATGATGATGGCGGCCGTCGCCTGGTTCGTCGGCCTCATCTACGGCGGGCCACAGGTGGCCCTGGTGGTGGCCCTGTCCATGCTCTGCAACGTTCTTTTCATAAACGTCCTGGCGGCGGTCATGCCCTTTGTGCTCACACGGCTGGGCCTGGACCCGGCGGCGGCCTCCGGCCCCCTCATAACCTCGATGGCGGACCCCATCAGCCTGCTCGTCTATTTCTCCATGGCCGCCTTCCTCCTGCACTTGCATACCTAG
- a CDS encoding vitamin B12 dependent-methionine synthase activation domain-containing protein — MRDTGTQDTGLLEAPSGVRSGEVYRLLGDAHGSRPSRRTQALVERLAGRAREVMEPRVLFAERQVSEAARGAVRLEDGVRLASPKLAASLSGCRRAVVFLATVGPGMDALVEEALEAGRIADASVLDAIGSAAAEGVVERFQRFRDEEAAERGQGVTLRFSPGYCDWRVEEQRKLFDIVDGSLVGVTLSETALMNPRKSVTGIFGLGDREETTRGAANPCVLCNLRTCRMRRA; from the coding sequence ATGAGAGACACCGGGACACAGGATACAGGGCTTCTCGAGGCTCCCTCCGGGGTGCGGTCCGGGGAGGTCTATCGTCTTTTGGGAGATGCGCACGGAAGCAGGCCCTCGCGGCGTACGCAGGCCCTGGTAGAGCGGCTCGCGGGGCGCGCTCGCGAGGTCATGGAGCCCCGGGTTCTCTTCGCCGAGAGGCAGGTCAGCGAGGCCGCACGGGGCGCGGTCCGCCTGGAGGACGGGGTGCGCCTGGCAAGCCCAAAGCTGGCCGCTTCCCTTTCGGGCTGCCGGCGGGCGGTGGTCTTTCTGGCCACGGTGGGGCCGGGCATGGACGCCCTCGTCGAGGAGGCCCTTGAGGCGGGAAGGATTGCCGACGCCAGTGTCCTGGATGCTATCGGCTCGGCCGCGGCGGAGGGCGTTGTGGAGAGGTTTCAGCGCTTTCGGGACGAAGAGGCGGCGGAAAGAGGGCAGGGCGTGACACTCCGGTTCAGCCCCGGGTACTGCGACTGGCGGGTAGAGGAACAGAGAAAGCTCTTCGATATCGTTGATGGCTCGCTGGTGGGTGTGACGCTGAGCGAGACGGCCCTCATGAACCCCCGGAAGTCGGTTACGGGCATCTTCGGCCTGGGGGACCGGGAGGAAACCACCAGAGGCGCGGCAAACCCGTGCGTGCTGTGCAATCTTCGCACGTGCCGGATGCGGCGCGCCTGA
- the rpsT gene encoding 30S ribosomal protein S20, with translation MPSTKPKKSPSVQKRGRQAEKRNLRNRSVKSRIKTLTKRVLEAAEKKDKELVEASLREAIKEIDSAASKGVLHRNTASRKVSRLTRRASALTSEAA, from the coding sequence TTGCCCTCGACAAAGCCGAAGAAATCGCCGTCCGTCCAGAAGAGGGGCCGGCAGGCGGAGAAGCGGAACCTCAGGAACAGAAGCGTGAAGTCCAGAATCAAGACCCTTACCAAGCGCGTCCTGGAGGCTGCCGAGAAGAAGGACAAGGAGCTGGTGGAGGCCTCCCTGCGGGAAGCCATCAAGGAGATAGACTCCGCGGCCAGCAAGGGTGTGCTTCATCGGAATACGGCTTCCCGGAAGGTCTCCCGCCTCACCAGGCGCGCGAGCGCCCTTACGTCCGAAGCAGCCTGA
- a CDS encoding trimethylamine methyltransferase family protein encodes MGEGFRQGVVVRSPFERLSGEERERLDRASRSILDEVGLQCFNDEAADVFARNGCAVTREDERSFRVKIPGAVLGEAVKRAPSRVKLGARDPRNALVLDARLPRVYFGSGSETNIWLDAHMETFRSEEDPSRRRRLAVFTERRGTVARLARAARLAEQLEHLDFFIRPVNVQDEDITEQNHDVNKFYASLANTTKHVMAGLTSLSQLDNVLRMAELIAGGKEALKDNPVVSFITCTVKSPLQMVDDATQKLIEFARREVPFVVSSSPQGGSTAPVQEAGMVAQINAEILSGIALSQMVNPGAPVVYGSVPVRSRMDNLHDMYGAPEFNRYNVDCVQMARHYGVPCYSTAGVGDSSVPGMQATLEKIFTYLPVAMSGAQYIHYAFGLLERTNVFCPVQAVLDNQHIGMVKMFLESPRVSEEDIGASLEQIRKVMASRQKLYVRFVRRGLRDGSVYAHYPFEGADGTDGVIEKALARLEELWSRPVRALPGEVKDAVFEGVPGILGRLREDAREEMIKEGNR; translated from the coding sequence ATGGGTGAGGGATTCAGGCAGGGAGTGGTCGTGCGGAGCCCCTTTGAGAGGCTGTCCGGGGAGGAGCGCGAACGGCTGGACAGGGCCTCCCGGAGCATTCTCGATGAGGTGGGCCTTCAGTGCTTCAACGACGAGGCGGCGGACGTTTTCGCGCGAAACGGCTGTGCGGTCACACGGGAGGACGAGCGCTCCTTCAGGGTGAAGATACCCGGCGCCGTCCTGGGCGAGGCGGTCAAGCGGGCGCCCTCGCGGGTGAAGCTCGGCGCCCGGGACCCCAGAAACGCCCTTGTGCTGGACGCCCGGCTGCCCCGCGTGTACTTCGGGAGCGGCTCGGAGACCAACATCTGGCTGGACGCCCACATGGAGACTTTCCGGAGCGAGGAAGACCCGTCCCGGAGGAGGCGGCTTGCGGTCTTTACCGAGCGGCGGGGGACGGTCGCTCGCCTGGCCCGGGCGGCCCGCCTGGCCGAGCAGCTCGAGCACCTGGACTTCTTCATCCGGCCGGTGAACGTTCAGGACGAGGACATCACGGAGCAAAACCACGACGTCAACAAGTTCTACGCCTCCCTGGCGAACACCACGAAGCACGTGATGGCGGGCCTCACCAGCCTCTCTCAGCTGGACAACGTCCTCAGGATGGCCGAGCTCATAGCCGGGGGCAAGGAGGCCCTCAAGGACAACCCCGTCGTCTCCTTCATCACCTGCACGGTGAAAAGCCCCCTTCAGATGGTGGACGACGCCACGCAGAAACTCATCGAGTTCGCGCGCCGGGAGGTGCCTTTCGTGGTGTCGAGCTCTCCGCAGGGGGGCTCGACGGCCCCCGTGCAGGAGGCGGGCATGGTGGCCCAGATAAACGCCGAGATTCTCTCGGGCATCGCCCTTTCGCAGATGGTCAACCCGGGCGCGCCCGTCGTCTACGGCAGCGTCCCCGTCCGCTCCCGGATGGACAACCTCCATGACATGTACGGCGCGCCGGAGTTCAACCGGTATAACGTCGACTGCGTTCAGATGGCCCGCCACTACGGCGTGCCGTGCTACTCCACCGCCGGGGTGGGAGACTCCTCGGTGCCCGGGATGCAGGCCACCCTGGAGAAAATCTTCACCTACCTCCCGGTGGCCATGAGCGGCGCGCAGTACATCCACTATGCCTTCGGGCTTCTGGAGAGGACGAACGTCTTCTGCCCGGTGCAGGCGGTCCTGGACAACCAGCACATCGGGATGGTCAAGATGTTCCTGGAGAGCCCCCGGGTCTCGGAGGAAGACATAGGGGCCTCCCTGGAGCAGATACGGAAGGTCATGGCCTCGAGGCAGAAACTCTACGTGCGGTTTGTCAGGCGGGGCCTCCGGGACGGGAGCGTGTACGCGCATTATCCCTTCGAGGGGGCGGACGGCACCGACGGGGTCATAGAGAAGGCCCTGGCCCGGCTGGAGGAGCTCTGGAGCCGCCCCGTGAGGGCATTGCCCGGGGAGGTCAAGGACGCCGTTTTCGAGGGTGTGCCGGGCATCCTCGGGAGGCTCCGGGAGGATGCGCGCGAGGAAATGATCAAGGAGGGAAACCGATGA
- a CDS encoding dihydropteroate synthase, translating to MRIIGENINGTIPRIRDLILEHDGKALVDLAVRQVEAGADVVDINVGTGEGTAEDEIQDIQWLVGLVKEATGAGLCIDSADVRVLRAGLEAGGESAALVNSVKATEENMAEVMPLVGEAGLPVVALAMDASGIPRDAASRLRACEKLLRGAEEHGVPAGNIYFDPLVMPVSTDITGGKTTLETLAGIKREFPGARTVLALSNVSFGLPRRGLVNQAMLHMAQYLEVDALIVNPLQGDLMLSVQAGEALLGRDRHCRRYARAARRAAERREKVHG from the coding sequence ATGCGTATTATCGGCGAGAACATAAACGGAACCATCCCGCGCATCAGGGACCTGATACTGGAGCACGACGGCAAGGCCCTGGTGGACCTGGCGGTGCGCCAGGTGGAGGCGGGGGCCGACGTCGTGGACATCAACGTGGGCACGGGCGAGGGGACGGCCGAGGACGAGATACAGGACATCCAGTGGCTCGTGGGCCTGGTAAAGGAGGCCACGGGGGCCGGGCTCTGCATAGACAGCGCGGATGTCCGCGTCCTCAGGGCGGGCCTGGAGGCCGGCGGGGAGAGCGCGGCCCTGGTCAATTCCGTCAAGGCCACGGAGGAGAACATGGCGGAGGTCATGCCCCTGGTGGGCGAAGCCGGCTTGCCGGTCGTGGCCCTGGCCATGGACGCATCCGGCATACCCAGGGACGCGGCCTCGCGGCTCCGGGCGTGCGAGAAGCTCCTCCGGGGGGCCGAGGAGCACGGCGTGCCCGCCGGCAATATCTATTTCGACCCCCTGGTGATGCCGGTGAGCACCGACATAACCGGGGGGAAGACCACCCTGGAGACCCTTGCGGGGATAAAGAGAGAGTTTCCCGGGGCCCGGACGGTGCTGGCCCTGAGCAACGTCTCCTTCGGGCTTCCCCGGCGGGGGCTCGTCAACCAGGCCATGCTGCACATGGCCCAGTACCTGGAGGTGGACGCCCTCATCGTCAACCCCTTGCAGGGGGACCTCATGCTTTCCGTGCAGGCGGGAGAGGCCCTGCTCGGCCGGGACCGCCACTGCAGGCGGTACGCCCGGGCGGCGCGGCGCGCGGCGGAGAGGAGGGAGAAAGTCCATGGGTGA
- the leuS gene encoding leucine--tRNA ligase, protein MEERYVPERVELKWQERWAREDAYRTRQEKGREKFYCLEMFPYPSGKIHMGHVRNYAIGDVIARYKTMQGYNVLHPMGWDAFGLPAENAAIKEGVRPAAWTYENIASMKKQLTRLGLSYDWRREVATCSPEYYRWNQWFFVKMFESGLAYRKSSFVNWCPSCGTVLANEQVIEGRCWRCEHEVLQKELEQWFLRTSAYAEELLEACDTLKGWPESVVAMQRNWIGKSDGLEADFALEGRKEKLRIFTTRADTLFGVTFMCLAPGHEMAEKLLRDKEALQRVKEHYGDPTKKVGLFTGHYAVNPVNGEKVPVYVANFVLMEYGTGAVMSVPAHDQRDFEFAREYGIPVKEVVVPEDGEKSTGPLEEAFEDYGVLVDSGRYSRMKSEEARWAIAEDLERRGLGARVVTYRLRDWGISRQRYWGTPIPIIYCPECGTVPVPEQDLPVLLPEDVSPTGTGASPLDTPSFTDVACPRCGEKARRETDTMDTFVDSSWYFIRYCHPGGEVDMTSTEVAEEVAYWMPVDQYVGGVEHAVLHLLYSRFFTRVVRDLGLTTMSEPFLRLLTQGMVCKETMKCPVHGWLFPAEVGAGKCLMCEEVAQVGRTEKMSKSRRNVVDPDHLIAQYGADTARLFSLFAAPPEKDLEWSDKGVEGAFRFLNRVWNMVGGNLDGLRKAESARAATGPLLRKAHQSIRRVTEDIERDYHLNTAIAALMELANEAGSFQPASEEDWGTLRFALETLLRLLWPFSPHIAEELWEALGNTPGLSAAAWPGWDEGLARAEEVELVIQVNGRVRSKVTVPAELSEERLKKIALEDARIRSIIDGKPVKRLIVVRGRLVNVVL, encoded by the coding sequence GTGGAGGAAAGGTACGTGCCCGAGCGGGTCGAGCTCAAGTGGCAGGAGCGCTGGGCCCGCGAGGACGCTTACAGGACCCGCCAGGAAAAGGGCAGGGAGAAGTTCTACTGCCTGGAGATGTTCCCCTACCCTTCGGGGAAGATCCACATGGGCCATGTGCGCAACTACGCCATCGGGGACGTCATCGCCCGGTACAAGACGATGCAGGGCTACAACGTGCTGCACCCCATGGGTTGGGACGCCTTCGGCCTTCCCGCCGAAAACGCCGCCATCAAGGAAGGCGTCCGGCCGGCCGCCTGGACCTACGAGAACATCGCCTCCATGAAAAAGCAGCTCACCCGCCTGGGCCTGAGCTACGACTGGCGGAGAGAGGTCGCCACCTGCAGTCCCGAGTACTACAGGTGGAACCAGTGGTTTTTCGTCAAGATGTTCGAAAGCGGCCTGGCCTACCGGAAGAGCTCCTTCGTCAACTGGTGCCCTTCCTGCGGCACCGTGCTTGCCAACGAGCAGGTCATCGAGGGCAGGTGCTGGCGCTGCGAGCATGAGGTGCTGCAGAAGGAGCTGGAGCAGTGGTTCCTGCGCACCTCGGCCTACGCCGAGGAGCTTCTGGAGGCGTGCGACACGCTCAAGGGCTGGCCCGAGAGCGTCGTGGCCATGCAGCGCAACTGGATTGGAAAAAGCGACGGCCTGGAGGCGGACTTCGCCCTGGAGGGCCGGAAGGAGAAGCTCCGCATATTCACCACCCGTGCGGACACCCTCTTCGGCGTGACGTTCATGTGTCTTGCCCCGGGGCACGAGATGGCCGAAAAGCTCCTCCGGGACAAGGAGGCCCTCCAGAGGGTGAAGGAGCACTACGGGGACCCGACGAAGAAAGTGGGGCTTTTTACCGGCCACTACGCCGTAAACCCCGTAAACGGCGAGAAAGTGCCCGTATACGTGGCCAACTTCGTCCTCATGGAGTACGGCACGGGGGCCGTCATGTCGGTGCCGGCCCACGACCAGAGGGATTTCGAGTTCGCCCGGGAGTACGGCATCCCCGTCAAGGAGGTCGTGGTCCCGGAGGACGGCGAAAAGAGCACCGGGCCTCTGGAAGAGGCCTTCGAGGACTACGGCGTCCTGGTGGACTCGGGCCGGTACAGCAGGATGAAGAGCGAGGAGGCCCGCTGGGCCATAGCCGAAGACCTGGAGCGGAGGGGCCTGGGAGCGAGGGTCGTCACCTACCGCCTCCGCGACTGGGGCATCTCCCGGCAGCGGTACTGGGGCACGCCCATCCCCATTATCTACTGTCCAGAGTGCGGCACGGTCCCGGTGCCGGAGCAGGACCTTCCGGTGCTCCTGCCCGAGGACGTCTCTCCCACCGGAACGGGCGCCTCCCCCCTGGATACCCCCTCCTTCACCGACGTGGCCTGTCCCCGCTGCGGGGAGAAGGCCCGCCGGGAGACCGATACCATGGACACCTTCGTGGACTCCTCGTGGTACTTCATTCGTTATTGCCACCCCGGGGGCGAGGTGGACATGACCTCCACGGAGGTGGCCGAGGAGGTTGCCTACTGGATGCCCGTGGACCAGTACGTGGGTGGGGTGGAGCACGCCGTGCTGCACCTTCTTTACTCCCGCTTCTTCACCCGCGTGGTGCGCGACCTGGGGCTGACCACCATGAGCGAGCCCTTCCTCCGCCTCCTCACCCAGGGGATGGTCTGCAAGGAGACCATGAAATGCCCCGTGCACGGCTGGCTCTTCCCCGCAGAGGTGGGAGCGGGCAAGTGCCTCATGTGCGAGGAGGTCGCCCAGGTGGGCAGGACGGAGAAGATGTCCAAGTCCCGGCGCAACGTGGTGGACCCGGACCATCTCATCGCCCAGTACGGGGCCGACACGGCCCGCCTCTTCTCCCTGTTTGCCGCTCCTCCGGAGAAGGACCTGGAGTGGTCGGACAAGGGGGTGGAGGGCGCTTTCAGGTTCCTCAACCGGGTCTGGAACATGGTGGGCGGAAACCTCGACGGCCTCCGGAAGGCCGAAAGCGCCAGGGCGGCCACGGGGCCCCTTCTGAGGAAGGCCCATCAGAGCATCCGGCGCGTCACCGAGGACATCGAACGGGACTACCACCTGAACACGGCCATCGCCGCCCTCATGGAGCTGGCCAACGAGGCGGGCTCCTTCCAGCCGGCCTCCGAGGAGGACTGGGGCACCCTCCGGTTCGCCCTGGAAACGCTTCTCCGGCTCCTGTGGCCCTTCTCGCCCCATATCGCCGAGGAGCTCTGGGAAGCCCTGGGCAACACCCCCGGGCTCTCGGCCGCGGCGTGGCCCGGGTGGGACGAGGGCCTGGCCCGGGCGGAGGAGGTGGAGCTGGTCATCCAGGTCAACGGAAGAGTGCGCTCCAAGGTCACCGTTCCGGCGGAGCTCTCCGAGGAGCGGCTCAAGAAAATCGCCCTGGAGGATGCCAGGATACGGAGCATCATCGACGGAAAGCCGGTCAAGAGGCTCATCGTCGTCCGGGGCAGGCTCGTCAATGTGGTGCTCTGA
- a CDS encoding trimethylamine methyltransferase family protein codes for MKTISGITRETKRGSAAKGLPGGVYRPLSDEDVRQIHDASMRVFEEVGIRVNNGEALELFAAAGARVDREEALVKIAAHRVMDLVGRAPRNIDLYGQRPEHTLEVGGTRVYAGTGGTALYVLEPGGNEKRRATLSDLRDIARLVDTLENIHFFMLPVYPGDVPEEHVDVNRFGAALAYQGKHVTGGVYTVKGVREVIRMAEILAGSARRLRERPLVSMVTCCGISPFVLDDRYSELTLEVARAGIPVITPVEPLCGATAPITLAGNLVVQNVDTLAGIMLTQLANPGTPAMYGCISSISDMKDLKYLSGAVEMGLMNAAASQLAQYYDLPIYATAGMSDSKTLDAQAGFESAVTNLMVALAGGNYIHDAAGLLEFCMTASLEKYVIDDEILGMAMRAVKGIEVTPETLAFDVMKKIGPGGHYVSVRHTRKHMRHEQFLPGLCDRSPRKEWLDRGAPDTRAKALQRVREVLSGPATPVPPVSLMERVREEIPGLVRGVI; via the coding sequence ATGAAAACCATAAGCGGAATAACACGGGAGACGAAAAGGGGTTCCGCCGCCAAGGGCCTTCCGGGCGGCGTGTATCGCCCCCTTTCGGACGAGGACGTCCGGCAGATTCACGATGCCAGCATGCGCGTTTTCGAAGAGGTGGGCATCAGGGTGAACAACGGGGAGGCCCTGGAGCTCTTCGCCGCGGCCGGCGCCCGCGTGGACAGGGAAGAGGCCCTTGTGAAAATCGCCGCCCACAGGGTCATGGACCTCGTGGGCAGGGCGCCCAGGAACATAGACCTGTACGGGCAGCGGCCCGAGCACACCCTGGAGGTGGGCGGCACGCGTGTCTATGCGGGCACGGGGGGGACGGCCCTGTATGTCCTCGAACCCGGCGGCAACGAGAAGAGAAGGGCGACCCTTTCGGACCTCAGGGACATCGCCCGGCTTGTGGACACCCTGGAGAACATCCATTTCTTCATGCTCCCGGTCTACCCCGGCGACGTGCCCGAGGAGCACGTGGACGTCAACCGTTTCGGCGCCGCCCTGGCCTACCAGGGCAAGCACGTCACCGGGGGCGTCTATACGGTGAAGGGGGTCCGCGAGGTCATCCGCATGGCCGAAATACTGGCCGGCTCCGCCCGCCGGTTGAGGGAGAGGCCCCTGGTCTCCATGGTCACCTGCTGCGGCATCAGCCCCTTTGTCCTGGACGACCGTTACAGCGAGCTCACCCTGGAGGTGGCCCGCGCGGGCATCCCGGTCATCACCCCCGTGGAGCCTCTGTGCGGGGCCACCGCGCCCATCACCCTGGCGGGCAACCTGGTCGTTCAGAACGTCGACACCCTGGCCGGCATCATGCTCACCCAGCTTGCCAACCCCGGCACGCCGGCCATGTACGGGTGCATATCGAGCATCAGCGACATGAAGGACCTCAAGTACCTGAGCGGGGCGGTGGAGATGGGCCTCATGAACGCCGCGGCCTCCCAGCTTGCCCAGTACTACGACCTGCCCATCTATGCCACGGCCGGGATGTCCGACAGCAAGACGCTGGACGCCCAGGCCGGCTTCGAGTCCGCCGTCACCAACCTCATGGTGGCCCTTGCCGGGGGCAATTACATCCACGACGCGGCCGGGCTGCTTGAGTTCTGCATGACGGCGAGCCTGGAGAAATACGTCATCGACGACGAGATCCTGGGCATGGCGATGCGCGCGGTCAAGGGCATCGAGGTCACCCCCGAGACCCTGGCCTTCGACGTCATGAAGAAGATAGGCCCCGGCGGGCATTACGTCTCGGTGCGGCACACCAGGAAGCACATGCGCCATGAGCAGTTCCTCCCCGGGCTCTGCGACCGGAGCCCCCGGAAGGAGTGGCTCGACAGAGGCGCCCCGGACACGCGGGCAAAGGCTCTCCAGAGGGTGCGGGAGGTCCTGTCCGGGCCGGCAACCCCCGTGCCGCCGGTTTCTCTCATGGAGCGCGTGCGCGAGGAGATACCGGGACTCGTGCGGGGAGTTATCTAA